The Silvibacterium dinghuense DNA window TACGGCTGGCAGCCGCATCAGAAGACAGTCGAACTCGCATCCGGCCATGCCGCGCTCCAGCAGCATGACGGCGTCGTCTCGACTGAGATCCCTGATACCGGAACGAATCTCACCGTGACTCTGCGTTAAAACAAAGCGGCGTTCTCCTCATCGAGAACGCCGCTTTTTCTTTCTTCACATCTGCTTGCTAAAACAGGTTCATCTGGTTCTCCAGAACCGCGACCGGCATCTCCTCCACAAGCCTCATCTGCATTCGCTCCGCTGGAAGAATCCTTAACAAGTGAACCGGTGAACGCTGCGATGTGGCCAGGTACTCGTCATAGTCCCGAGGCTCGAGAAATGTCGTCATGCGGTCGTGAATCCTTGCCACAGTCTCATTCGGCTCACCGGTCAGGATCGCGAAGCTCCGCTCCATCTGCGCGGTCTTCGGGTTCTTCCAGAGCCGCCACACCGCTGCCATGCCGAACGGCTCCTGCCCCTTCAGCGTGATCTCATACTTCGGCCGCTTTCGTCCGCGCGGCGCAGGATCGCCTTCCCCACCTGCCACGCTCTGCCACTCGAAGACCGCATCCCCCGGCACGATCGCACGCCCATAGGCAAAGGACTCGCCCCAGAAACGCGAACCGGCGATGCCCTCTGCCCGCGCGTTGATCAACAGCCGGTCCGGCATTGCCAATCCCCAGCGCATCACCTCCATGCGCCGCGCACCGCGCTCATCGGTAAAGACCACGGGCTGCATTGATTGCGGCCGCAGGTCTTCTCCTGCCTCGAACTCGCTCTCCTCTATACCCGCATCTACCGCAAACATCTCCGCAATCCGCTGCTTATCCGACTTCCGCTTATATCGTCCGCACATCCGTGCTGCGCTTCCCTTCCCATCTCATCTCTTTTTCATTCTTTCGTATCCGCCTCTGAAAAAAGAGAAGGCCGCCCCGGCAAATGCCGGAGCGGCCGTATTTTTTGCAGATATTACTCCTGCCAGCCTCCGCCGAGCGCGTCATAGAGGGTTACCAGAGACAACGCCTCATTCTGCTGCGCCGTCACCAGATTCAGCTGTGCGGAGTAGAGCGTCGCATCGGTGGTCAGCACTTCCAGGTAGCTGGTCGCTCCGCCCTGATAACGCATCCGCGCCAGGCGCGAAGCGTCTTCAGCCGATGCCACCAGCCTCTCCTGCTGCTCACGCGTCGCGCGCGTTTTGTTCACGGTAATCAGTGCGTTCGAGACATCGCGGAAGGCGCCCTTGATGGTCTTCTGATAGTTCAGCACCATCTCTTCCTTCTGCGCC harbors:
- a CDS encoding SOS response-associated peptidase — protein: MCGRYKRKSDKQRIAEMFAVDAGIEESEFEAGEDLRPQSMQPVVFTDERGARRMEVMRWGLAMPDRLLINARAEGIAGSRFWGESFAYGRAIVPGDAVFEWQSVAGGEGDPAPRGRKRPKYEITLKGQEPFGMAAVWRLWKNPKTAQMERSFAILTGEPNETVARIHDRMTTFLEPRDYDEYLATSQRSPVHLLRILPAERMQMRLVEEMPVAVLENQMNLF